In Cloacibacterium caeni, a single window of DNA contains:
- a CDS encoding arginine decarboxylase translates to MKIKYAELIDQTLYFPQEEFKYEDQQLYFHDIPLMDLVEKFGTPLKFSYLPKISQNIQRAKTWFKDAIKKNEYKNSYRYCYCTKSSHFSFVLEEALKNDISIETSSAFDMNIVKNLFETGKIDKTIEVVCNGFKTDDYLAKISDLINNGFENVIPVLDNYRELDKLTESIDTTFDIGIRIASEEEPKFEFYTSRLGIGYKDIIPYYSQKIAEHPNARLKMLHFFINTGIKDTAYYWNELFKCLRVYARLKKIAPEVDSLNIGGGFPIKNSLQFDYDYEYMANEIVYQIKKFCEEEGVEEPNIYTEFGSFTVGESAGNLYKIISQKRQNDREKWNMIDSSFMTTLPDSWAISKRFIMFPLNRWEDSYERVFLGGLTCDSDDYYNSEQHANAIYLPVFSDTKPLYIGFFNTGAYQESIAGFGGVHHCLLPQPKHILIQKAKNGKLQYEVFSEEQKPEDVLKLLGYK, encoded by the coding sequence ATGAAGATAAAATATGCTGAACTTATTGACCAAACACTTTACTTTCCGCAAGAGGAATTTAAGTATGAGGATCAACAGTTGTACTTTCATGATATTCCTTTGATGGACTTGGTAGAAAAATTCGGAACTCCTTTGAAGTTCAGTTATTTACCAAAGATTTCGCAAAACATTCAGCGCGCAAAAACGTGGTTTAAAGATGCCATCAAAAAGAATGAATATAAAAATTCTTACAGATACTGTTACTGTACCAAATCATCGCATTTTTCTTTCGTATTAGAAGAAGCACTTAAGAATGATATTTCTATTGAAACGTCTTCTGCTTTTGACATGAACATTGTTAAAAATCTATTCGAAACAGGGAAAATTGACAAGACGATAGAAGTGGTTTGTAATGGTTTCAAAACCGATGATTATTTGGCTAAAATTTCAGATTTAATCAATAATGGTTTTGAAAATGTGATTCCTGTTTTAGATAATTACAGAGAATTAGATAAACTGACCGAAAGTATAGATACTACCTTTGACATTGGAATTAGAATTGCTTCGGAAGAAGAGCCGAAATTCGAATTTTATACCAGCAGATTAGGAATTGGGTACAAAGATATTATCCCTTATTACAGCCAAAAAATTGCAGAACACCCGAATGCAAGGTTGAAAATGCTTCACTTTTTCATCAATACCGGAATTAAAGATACTGCGTATTATTGGAACGAGCTTTTCAAATGTTTGAGAGTATATGCAAGATTGAAAAAAATTGCTCCTGAAGTAGATTCACTAAATATTGGTGGAGGTTTCCCAATTAAAAATTCTCTTCAATTTGATTATGATTATGAATACATGGCAAATGAAATCGTGTATCAAATTAAAAAATTCTGTGAAGAAGAAGGAGTAGAAGAACCAAACATCTATACTGAATTTGGTAGTTTTACCGTAGGTGAAAGTGCTGGGAATTTATACAAAATCATTTCTCAAAAACGCCAAAACGATAGAGAAAAATGGAACATGATAGACTCTTCTTTCATGACTACACTTCCAGATTCTTGGGCAATTTCAAAGCGTTTTATTATGTTTCCGCTGAATCGTTGGGAAGATTCTTATGAAAGAGTTTTCTTGGGCGGATTAACTTGTGATTCAGATGATTATTACAATTCTGAGCAACATGCCAATGCGATTTATTTGCCAGTGTTCAGCGATACCAAGCCTTTGTACATCGGTTTCTTTAACACAGGAGCTTATCAAGAGAGTATTGCTGGTTTTGGTGGTGTTCATCACTGTTTATTGCCTCAGCCGAAACATATTCTCATCCAAAAAGCTAAAAACGGAAAATTACAATACGAAGTATTTTCGGAAGAACAAAAACCTGAAGATGTTCTAAAACTTTTAGGTTATAAATAA
- a CDS encoding thiamine diphosphokinase, which produces MNALLFINGTPPENLPKTEDYDVIACSDGAFHYLKDKNFPLDKLDFISGDFDSHEGSDENIYHEKFIHTPDQDFTDFQKALDILKNHGVQKVDVYGGSGGEQDHFLGNLHVAFLFKNEMEITFFDEFSRYFFIPKNFKIHEVEGKMISLLPFPFVEKISTKGLNWELFNEELSLTKRVGTRNFARENTVEITYEKGDVLIFIGN; this is translated from the coding sequence ATGAACGCACTCCTTTTCATCAACGGAACTCCTCCAGAAAACCTTCCCAAAACGGAAGATTATGATGTGATTGCTTGTAGTGATGGGGCTTTTCATTATTTAAAAGACAAAAATTTCCCGCTAGATAAACTAGATTTTATTTCAGGAGATTTTGATTCTCATGAAGGCAGTGACGAAAATATTTACCACGAAAAATTCATTCATACTCCAGATCAAGATTTTACCGATTTTCAAAAAGCTTTAGATATTCTCAAAAATCATGGTGTACAAAAAGTAGACGTTTACGGAGGAAGCGGTGGTGAACAAGACCACTTTTTAGGAAATCTTCACGTAGCTTTTCTCTTTAAAAATGAAATGGAAATCACTTTTTTTGACGAGTTTTCCAGATATTTTTTCATCCCAAAAAATTTTAAAATTCACGAGGTAGAAGGAAAGATGATTTCGCTTTTACCATTTCCTTTTGTAGAAAAAATTTCGACTAAAGGTCTTAACTGGGAGCTCTTTAACGAAGAATTGAGCTTAACCAAAAGAGTAGGAACCCGAAATTTTGCCCGAGAAAACACTGTAGAAATCACGTATGAAAAAGGTGATGTATTGATTTTTATCGGAAACTAA
- a CDS encoding cob(I)yrinic acid a,c-diamide adenosyltransferase: protein MKIYTKTGDKGETSLYGGTRVSKAAARVESYGTLDELNAFIGLAKAEISDEKVLNQLQKIQFDLFTVGSEAATPTDKLILANGKSRLDLMISEKEISELELWMDDLNAELEPLKFFILPSGGKAAASIHVCRTVCRRAERAMVHLNETEEVRPELIKYLNRLSDYLFILARYISKVSGEKEEYWNPSER from the coding sequence ATGAAAATATACACCAAAACTGGCGATAAAGGCGAAACTTCTTTATACGGAGGAACTAGAGTTTCTAAAGCTGCTGCAAGAGTAGAATCTTATGGAACTTTAGACGAACTCAATGCGTTCATTGGTTTGGCAAAAGCCGAAATTTCTGATGAAAAAGTATTGAATCAACTGCAGAAAATTCAGTTTGATTTATTTACCGTAGGTTCAGAAGCAGCAACGCCAACAGATAAACTGATTTTAGCCAATGGTAAAAGTCGCTTAGATTTAATGATTTCCGAAAAGGAAATATCAGAATTAGAACTTTGGATGGATGATTTAAATGCAGAATTAGAACCTCTAAAATTCTTCATTTTACCAAGCGGCGGAAAAGCAGCTGCATCTATTCACGTTTGTAGAACAGTTTGCAGAAGAGCAGAACGCGCTATGGTTCATCTCAATGAAACTGAAGAAGTAAGACCAGAACTCATCAAATATCTCAATAGATTGTCTGATTATCTTTTTATTTTGGCAAGATATATTTCTAAAGTTTCTGGAGAAAAAGAAGAATACTGGAATCCTTCGGAAAGATAA
- the lptB gene encoding LPS export ABC transporter ATP-binding protein gives MILRGENLIKEYGPKKVVKGVSVEVKKGEIVGLLGPNGAGKTTTFYMIVGLVKPTSGKITLDGKDITNDAMYKRAQKGIGYLAQEASVFRKLSVEDNILGVLQLTNKSKEEQIRRTNELIEEFSLEHVRKNRGDLLSGGERRRTEIARCLATDPDFILLDEPFAGVDPIAVEDIQKIIRSLVKKDIGVLITDHNVQQTLAITNKTYIMFEGNILKEGVPEDLANDPQVRQAYLGENFRFEKF, from the coding sequence ATGATTTTACGTGGCGAAAATTTAATTAAAGAATACGGACCCAAAAAAGTAGTAAAAGGCGTTTCCGTAGAAGTAAAAAAAGGAGAAATTGTAGGTTTACTCGGACCAAATGGTGCAGGAAAAACTACTACTTTCTATATGATTGTGGGATTGGTAAAACCTACTTCTGGCAAAATTACGCTTGACGGAAAAGATATTACCAATGATGCCATGTATAAACGTGCGCAAAAAGGAATTGGTTATTTGGCTCAGGAAGCATCTGTTTTCAGAAAATTGTCAGTAGAAGATAATATTTTAGGCGTTTTGCAACTCACCAATAAATCTAAAGAAGAGCAAATCCGCAGAACCAACGAACTGATTGAAGAATTTTCACTAGAGCACGTTCGTAAAAACCGTGGAGATTTACTTTCTGGTGGTGAAAGACGTAGAACCGAAATTGCACGTTGTCTCGCAACAGACCCAGATTTTATTCTTTTAGACGAACCTTTTGCAGGAGTAGACCCAATTGCTGTGGAGGATATTCAGAAAATTATCAGAAGTTTGGTGAAAAAAGATATCGGGGTTTTGATAACCGACCACAATGTTCAACAAACTTTAGCGATTACCAATAAAACTTACATCATGTTCGAAGGAAACATCCTAAAAGAAGGTGTTCCAGAAGATTTAGCTAATGATCCACAAGTAAGACAAGCTTATTTGGGTGAGAATTTTAGATTTGAAAAATTCTAA
- the hemB gene encoding porphobilinogen synthase encodes MIIFSRNRRLRTNESIRSLVRETVLTTNDFVMPMFVMEGENAQEAIPSMPGIFRRTVDLTVKECKELFSLGVKAVNIYMKVPENLKDNLGTEAWNPHGLMQRTIREIKNAIPEMIVMPDVALDPYSIYGHDGIITNGQVDNDATNEALARMSVSLAEAGADIVAPSDMMDGRVAAIRQALEETGHTSVGILSYAAKYASSFYGPFRSALDSAPKDLQEIPKDKKTYQMDFHNSREALNEVYKDIEEGADIIMIKPGLPYLDIVAKVRQEIDLPIAVYNVSGEYAMLKAAAQNGWLDNDKAIIESLTCIKRAGADMIFTYAAKEAAILLNN; translated from the coding sequence ATGATAATTTTTTCAAGAAATAGAAGATTACGTACTAACGAAAGCATCAGAAGTCTTGTGAGAGAAACAGTACTCACTACCAATGATTTTGTAATGCCAATGTTCGTAATGGAAGGCGAAAACGCACAAGAAGCTATTCCATCAATGCCGGGAATTTTCCGCAGAACAGTAGACTTAACGGTGAAAGAATGTAAAGAACTTTTTTCACTGGGAGTGAAAGCGGTGAATATCTACATGAAAGTTCCAGAAAATTTAAAAGACAATCTCGGAACCGAAGCTTGGAATCCGCATGGTTTGATGCAAAGAACCATCAGAGAAATTAAAAATGCCATTCCTGAGATGATTGTAATGCCAGATGTTGCATTAGACCCTTATTCAATCTATGGTCACGACGGAATTATTACCAACGGACAAGTAGACAATGATGCTACCAATGAAGCTTTGGCTAGAATGTCGGTTTCACTTGCAGAAGCTGGTGCAGATATTGTAGCGCCAAGTGATATGATGGATGGTAGAGTTGCTGCAATTCGTCAAGCTTTAGAAGAAACGGGTCATACCAGCGTAGGAATTTTGAGCTACGCTGCAAAATACGCAAGTTCATTTTACGGGCCTTTTAGAAGTGCTTTAGATTCTGCTCCAAAAGATTTACAAGAAATCCCGAAAGATAAAAAGACCTACCAAATGGATTTTCATAATTCTAGAGAGGCCTTAAATGAAGTGTACAAAGACATCGAAGAAGGCGCAGATATTATTATGATAAAACCGGGTCTTCCGTATTTAGATATTGTAGCAAAAGTTCGTCAGGAAATAGATTTGCCCATCGCAGTTTATAATGTAAGCGGAGAATACGCAATGTTGAAAGCGGCTGCTCAAAACGGTTGGTTAGATAATGACAAAGCCATTATAGAAAGCCTTACTTGTATTAAAAGAGCTGGTGCAGATATGATTTTCACCTATGCTGCCAAAGAAGCTGCCATTTTATTAAATAATTAG
- a CDS encoding T9SS type A sorting domain-containing protein produces MKRTLYFILFSVGLLMFSGEAKAQQTLREPLSDSQKSDDGVLVAYPNPTRDFIIVKAKNPMLKVKSVTFYSIIGTQVSETMVNMNTAEIRLDKLKPGKYLMKYTLSDNTQKVTQVVKQQ; encoded by the coding sequence ATGAAAAGAACTTTATATTTTATATTATTTTCGGTAGGTCTATTAATGTTTTCGGGCGAAGCAAAAGCTCAACAAACATTAAGAGAACCTCTTTCTGATTCTCAAAAATCTGATGATGGAGTTTTAGTCGCTTATCCTAATCCTACAAGAGATTTTATCATTGTAAAAGCTAAAAACCCAATGCTAAAGGTAAAATCCGTAACTTTTTACTCTATTATCGGGACTCAAGTTTCAGAAACAATGGTGAACATGAATACCGCCGAAATTAGATTAGACAAACTGAAACCTGGCAAATATTTAATGAAATACACTTTATCAGACAATACCCAAAAGGTAACGCAAGTGGTAAAACAGCAATAA
- the deoC gene encoding deoxyribose-phosphate aldolase, whose product MKINTYLDSTYLKTPAQSGLTEEQTLETVINLAKEAIENDIFAVMIRPDYVKKMKQFLTEQNSNVVIGTVIGFHEGTYSKEHKLAEAQKAIEDGVDELDFVINYEAYKNGEVDAVKSEFLDCTKLCLDNGKIAKWIIEIAALTDEQIADITKNISTWAEENFKAEDLHRIFVKSSTGFYQTEGGKPNGATVEGIKIMLENAGSLPVKAAGGVRTPEEAEYMINLGVKRIGTSSAKALIKNEEVSGGY is encoded by the coding sequence ATGAAAATCAACACTTATTTAGATTCTACTTATCTAAAAACTCCAGCTCAATCTGGTCTTACCGAAGAACAAACGCTAGAAACGGTAATTAATCTTGCCAAAGAAGCCATCGAAAATGACATTTTTGCAGTAATGATAAGACCTGATTATGTTAAAAAAATGAAGCAATTCCTTACAGAACAAAATTCTAACGTAGTAATCGGTACTGTAATCGGTTTCCACGAAGGAACTTATTCTAAAGAACATAAATTAGCTGAAGCTCAAAAAGCAATCGAAGACGGTGTAGATGAATTAGATTTCGTAATCAATTATGAAGCGTACAAAAATGGTGAAGTAGATGCTGTGAAATCAGAATTTTTAGATTGTACAAAACTTTGCTTAGATAATGGTAAAATTGCAAAATGGATTATTGAAATCGCAGCGCTTACCGATGAGCAAATTGCAGATATTACCAAAAACATCTCAACTTGGGCTGAAGAAAACTTCAAAGCAGAAGATTTACACAGAATATTTGTGAAATCATCTACAGGTTTCTACCAAACTGAAGGCGGAAAACCAAATGGAGCAACTGTAGAAGGAATTAAAATCATGCTAGAAAACGCAGGTTCACTTCCTGTAAAAGCTGCAGGTGGTGTTAGAACGCCAGAAGAAGCAGAATATATGATTAACCTAGGCGTAAAAAGAATAGGAACATCTTCTGCAAAAGCATTAATTAAAAACGAAGAAGTTTCTGGAGGTTACTAA
- a CDS encoding Lrp/AsnC family transcriptional regulator — translation MKSVTEVGYKLDAIDKKIIYMLMDNAKTSLAQISKNIGISTTAVHQRIKKLETAGVIENSVSFLNPRKIGYKVVSYIGVYMDQPSHFQELIKSLNEINEIVEAHYTTGNWTVFLKVLCIDNDHLMQILSKIQKLKGVTRTETFISLEQSINRQLKV, via the coding sequence ATGAAAAGCGTTACAGAAGTAGGTTACAAGCTAGATGCAATAGATAAAAAAATAATCTATATGCTCATGGACAATGCCAAAACATCTTTGGCTCAAATTTCTAAAAACATTGGTATTTCTACCACTGCTGTACATCAGAGAATAAAAAAACTAGAAACCGCAGGCGTAATAGAAAATTCTGTATCTTTTCTTAATCCAAGAAAAATAGGTTACAAAGTAGTTTCTTACATCGGCGTTTACATGGATCAACCAAGTCATTTCCAAGAACTGATTAAATCTCTGAACGAAATTAATGAAATCGTAGAAGCTCATTATACTACAGGAAACTGGACGGTTTTCCTTAAAGTACTTTGTATTGATAATGATCATCTCATGCAAATTTTAAGCAAAATACAGAAGCTAAAAGGCGTTACAAGAACAGAAACTTTCATATCTTTGGAGCAAAGTATTAACAGACAATTAAAAGTGTAA
- a CDS encoding endonuclease/exonuclease/phosphatase family protein, with product MKKELVMFYNVENLFSPDPKPKHFLDPTISGLRNWDERKYQNKLRKIANVFRLIEEKEEVLPMIVGLCEVNNEEVLQDLIQQEPLQNYDFVHYNSLDERGVDTALLYDKRKIELVDSEAISFIFEGVNEEQDEYYDTTRDVLFCKLKYNDELLNVFVAHLPSKREKDVNKPKRDYILHSIKERVLTLLEKEEPVIICGDFNDDPIEENLNNLLYDNGVDKILVNPYIELYNNKIYSTFHYNQGLLFDQILFSNHFFLPISSLAFKSAVVFNSEKLSNWDKKFKGRPFRTFAGTRYLGGYSDHYPVYTILETKDN from the coding sequence TTGAAAAAAGAACTTGTCATGTTCTATAATGTAGAAAACTTGTTTTCTCCAGACCCTAAACCAAAACATTTTTTAGATCCTACCATTTCTGGATTAAGGAATTGGGACGAAAGAAAGTATCAGAATAAACTTCGAAAAATTGCCAATGTTTTTAGGCTTATCGAAGAAAAAGAAGAGGTGCTTCCGATGATTGTAGGTTTATGTGAAGTGAATAATGAAGAGGTTTTACAAGACTTAATTCAACAAGAGCCCCTACAAAATTATGATTTTGTTCATTATAATTCTTTAGATGAAAGAGGCGTAGATACAGCGCTTCTGTACGATAAGAGAAAAATAGAATTAGTAGATTCTGAAGCCATTTCTTTTATTTTCGAAGGAGTGAATGAAGAACAAGATGAGTATTATGATACAACCAGAGATGTTCTTTTTTGTAAATTGAAATACAATGATGAATTGCTCAATGTTTTTGTGGCACATCTTCCTTCAAAAAGAGAAAAAGATGTAAACAAACCCAAAAGAGATTACATTCTTCATTCAATTAAAGAAAGAGTTCTTACATTATTAGAAAAAGAAGAACCTGTAATAATTTGTGGAGATTTTAACGATGACCCGATTGAAGAAAATCTAAATAATTTATTATATGACAATGGAGTTGATAAAATCTTAGTGAATCCATACATAGAATTATACAATAATAAAATCTATTCTACGTTTCACTACAACCAAGGACTGTTGTTCGATCAGATTCTATTTTCTAATCATTTCTTTTTGCCTATTTCTTCATTAGCATTTAAAAGTGCTGTAGTCTTTAATTCAGAAAAATTAAGTAATTGGGACAAAAAGTTTAAAGGAAGACCTTTTAGAACTTTTGCAGGGACCAGATATCTTGGTGGGTATAGTGATCATTATCCCGTTTATACAATTTTAGAAACAAAAGACAATTAA
- the trmD gene encoding tRNA (guanosine(37)-N1)-methyltransferase TrmD, which translates to MRIDIISAVPDLLESPFKTSILKRAMEKGLAEVHFHNVRDFAFNKHRQIDDTVYGGGAGMVMMCEPLDLCISQLKSEREYDDIIYLTPDGETFNQKIANSYSLKKNLILLCGHYKGIDQRIRDLHITREISIGDFVLTGGELAACVVADAVIRLLPGVLNDEQSALTDSFQDDLLSPPIYTKPEVYKGMRVPEVLLSGNFGKIEEWRHQKAIEITQQKRPDLLKDF; encoded by the coding sequence ATGAGAATAGATATTATAAGTGCAGTTCCTGATTTATTAGAAAGTCCTTTCAAAACTTCCATCCTGAAAAGAGCAATGGAAAAAGGTTTGGCAGAAGTTCATTTTCATAATGTTCGTGATTTTGCATTTAACAAACATCGTCAAATAGATGATACTGTGTATGGTGGTGGCGCTGGAATGGTAATGATGTGTGAACCATTAGACTTATGTATTTCTCAGTTGAAATCTGAGAGAGAATATGATGATATTATCTATCTAACTCCAGATGGAGAAACTTTTAACCAAAAAATAGCGAATTCTTACTCGCTGAAGAAAAATTTAATTCTGCTTTGTGGTCATTACAAAGGAATAGACCAAAGAATTAGAGATTTACACATTACCAGAGAAATTTCGATTGGTGATTTTGTGCTAACTGGTGGCGAACTGGCAGCTTGTGTAGTTGCAGATGCTGTTATTCGTCTTTTGCCAGGCGTTTTAAATGATGAACAATCTGCTTTGACGGATAGTTTTCAAGATGATTTGCTTTCTCCACCTATTTATACTAAACCAGAGGTTTACAAAGGAATGCGAGTTCCAGAAGTCCTTTTGAGCGGTAATTTTGGGAAAATTGAAGAATGGAGACATCAGAAAGCAATAGAAATTACCCAGCAGAAAAGACCAGACTTATTAAAAGATTTTTAA
- a CDS encoding NAD(P)/FAD-dependent oxidoreductase → MEIRDKIIVIGGGFAGLQFAKKLNGNRTKKLVMIDKANHHMFQPLFYQVACGRIEPSNISFPFRKIFQRSKNIQFRMTEVKQIIPSENKIITEDHVFHYDKLVIATGCKTNFFGNQKMENLAFGMKNTQEAISIRNHVLLTFEKLIIEKSRSDDGNWNIVIVGSGPTGVELAGAFAEMKREILPRDYPRMNFDDLEIILVSSTEKPLAVMSEESQEKSEKYLKDLGVRFISNDRVTDYDGDRVYLSSGNIIPSNNVIWAAGVTGNIIEGLTENSIKNNRYIVDRYNKIVGFDDIYAIGDIAYMETPKYPNGHPQVANVAINQGKNLAKNFLKKSENEWQPYEYDDKGSMATIGKHRAVVDLPKFKFQGIFAWYFWMFLHLMLILSVRNKLAIFFNWMWSYINRDSSLRLIIIPNKKNKTEQ, encoded by the coding sequence ATGGAAATTAGAGATAAAATAATCGTCATCGGTGGTGGTTTTGCAGGATTGCAATTCGCTAAAAAACTTAATGGCAATCGTACCAAGAAATTGGTGATGATTGACAAAGCGAATCATCATATGTTTCAGCCATTATTTTATCAAGTAGCTTGCGGAAGAATTGAGCCTTCTAATATTTCGTTTCCGTTTAGAAAGATTTTTCAGCGTTCTAAAAATATTCAATTTAGAATGACGGAAGTGAAACAGATTATTCCTTCAGAAAATAAAATTATTACAGAAGACCATGTTTTTCACTATGATAAATTGGTGATTGCAACTGGCTGTAAAACGAATTTCTTTGGAAATCAAAAAATGGAAAATTTGGCTTTTGGGATGAAAAATACTCAGGAAGCGATTTCTATAAGAAACCATGTTTTGCTTACTTTCGAAAAGCTCATCATTGAAAAAAGCAGAAGTGATGATGGCAATTGGAACATCGTAATCGTAGGTTCTGGACCAACTGGTGTGGAATTGGCGGGTGCTTTTGCCGAAATGAAAAGAGAAATCTTGCCGAGAGATTATCCTAGAATGAATTTTGATGATTTAGAAATTATTCTGGTGAGTTCTACCGAAAAACCTTTGGCGGTAATGAGCGAAGAATCTCAAGAAAAATCAGAAAAATATTTGAAAGATTTGGGCGTGAGATTTATCTCAAATGATAGAGTTACGGATTATGATGGTGATAGAGTTTATCTAAGTTCGGGTAATATCATTCCGAGCAATAATGTGATTTGGGCAGCAGGTGTTACTGGTAATATTATTGAAGGATTAACCGAAAATTCCATTAAAAACAACAGGTACATTGTAGACCGATATAATAAAATAGTAGGATTTGATGATATTTATGCGATAGGAGATATTGCCTACATGGAAACCCCAAAATATCCAAATGGTCATCCTCAGGTAGCGAATGTAGCGATTAATCAAGGGAAAAATTTGGCTAAAAATTTCTTAAAAAAATCAGAGAATGAATGGCAACCATACGAATATGATGACAAAGGAAGCATGGCAACCATCGGGAAACATAGAGCAGTAGTAGATTTGCCAAAATTTAAATTTCAAGGGATTTTTGCGTGGTATTTTTGGATGTTTCTTCATTTAATGTTGATTTTAAGTGTGAGAAATAAACTTGCCATTTTCTTCAATTGGATGTGGAGTTACATTAATAGAGATTCTTCGCTTCGCTTAATCATCATCCCGAATAAAAAAAATAAAACCGAACAATGA